A genomic window from Brachyspira sp. SAP_772 includes:
- a CDS encoding peptide ABC transporter substrate-binding protein — MTKLNKIIISFLIFLSVISCSNGNKKEEGISIFINTGPEPNTIDPSINVTSDAVFYLTHTFEGLIEKDDNGKLIPGVAESWEISDDGLTYTFKLRTNAKWTDGKTVTANDFVYSWQRVVDPATGSQYGYQHEPVKNAKAITAGDMPKENLGVKALDDFTLEVQLEAPTAYFLELLSFPTFYPLRKDIIEQYGDKWTLNAETYIGNGAFKLVERNRDESLVMVKNTNYWNIDTIVPDKITFVLMENETASVAGVKAGSLHFARSFPRQDIQTLNDEGFIVIKPRISSYYYCLNLTNDILKDVRVRKALSLAIDRNYIVEQITRGGEKPAAALVPYGISDYEGDFRENGGDYIDVSKEGYKSNVEEAKRLMAEAGYPNGEGFPVMEFKADPGLHVKIFEAVQQMWKENLGIDVSLTQEEWAVFLQTRYDRNIEMARGGWNGDFNDPINFMTLCVSYSPNNYSVYSNKAYDDMINEVMLSGDQKFRMETMHKAEEMLMKEEAIIPIYFYTEPLLVSPKLKGVYYDSLGFHRFHHCYLE, encoded by the coding sequence ATGACAAAACTAAATAAAATAATTATATCTTTTTTAATATTTTTATCTGTTATATCATGTTCAAATGGCAATAAGAAAGAAGAAGGAATATCAATATTTATTAATACAGGTCCTGAACCAAATACTATAGACCCTAGTATAAATGTAACATCTGATGCAGTATTTTATCTAACTCATACATTTGAAGGGTTAATAGAAAAAGATGATAATGGTAAGTTAATACCGGGAGTTGCTGAAAGTTGGGAAATAAGCGATGACGGGCTTACATATACATTCAAACTTAGAACCAATGCAAAATGGACTGATGGTAAAACAGTTACAGCAAATGATTTTGTATATTCTTGGCAGAGAGTAGTAGATCCAGCAACAGGAAGTCAGTATGGATATCAGCATGAACCTGTAAAAAATGCTAAAGCTATAACTGCTGGAGATATGCCAAAAGAAAATTTAGGTGTTAAGGCATTAGATGATTTTACATTAGAAGTTCAGTTGGAAGCACCTACTGCATATTTTTTAGAGCTTTTAAGCTTTCCTACTTTCTACCCTTTAAGAAAAGATATCATTGAACAATATGGTGATAAATGGACTTTAAATGCAGAAACTTATATAGGAAATGGTGCTTTCAAACTTGTAGAGAGAAACAGAGATGAAAGCCTTGTAATGGTAAAAAATACAAATTATTGGAATATAGATACTATTGTACCTGATAAAATCACATTCGTTCTTATGGAAAATGAAACTGCTTCTGTAGCTGGTGTAAAAGCAGGAAGTTTGCATTTTGCTAGATCATTCCCTAGACAAGATATACAAACATTAAATGATGAAGGATTTATAGTAATTAAACCAAGAATATCATCATATTATTATTGTTTGAATTTAACAAATGATATATTAAAAGATGTAAGAGTAAGAAAAGCATTATCTCTTGCAATTGATAGAAACTATATAGTTGAGCAAATAACAAGGGGAGGGGAGAAACCTGCTGCTGCTTTAGTTCCTTATGGCATATCAGATTATGAAGGAGATTTTAGAGAAAACGGCGGTGATTATATAGATGTAAGCAAAGAGGGATATAAGTCTAATGTAGAAGAAGCTAAAAGATTAATGGCTGAAGCTGGATATCCTAATGGAGAAGGTTTTCCTGTTATGGAGTTTAAAGCAGATCCCGGACTTCATGTAAAAATATTTGAAGCTGTTCAGCAGATGTGGAAAGAAAATTTAGGTATCGATGTTAGTTTAACACAAGAGGAGTGGGCAGTATTTTTACAAACTAGATATGATAGAAATATAGAAATGGCTAGAGGTGGTTGGAATGGAGACTTTAATGACCCTATTAACTTTATGACTTTATGTGTTAGTTATTCTCCAAACAATTATAGTGTTTACAGCAACAAAGCTTATGATGATATGATAAATGAAGTTATGCTTTCAGGAGATCAAAAGTTTAGAATGGAGACTATGCATAAGGCAGAAGAGATGCTTATGAAAGAGGAAGCTATAATACCAATATATTTCTATACGGAGCCTCTTTTAGTATCTCCAAAACTTAAAGGCGTATATTATGACTCTTTAGGTTTCCACAGATTCCATCACTGTTATTTAGAATAG
- a CDS encoding NADAR family protein, with amino-acid sequence MQSVIMPPIWFVNNSSYNKTFKNYFNSLSDIDKEEYQKLFEEPIVFRGFYSDNIFINNDYKILYWNKEGKQKYSLEKLQKDFNKGKKIDFLFFYGHTSDKKEITKSSLSQWYITDFKENDLVFNCMEKYMMYNKALLFGDKDIAFEILDNSQPKKIKELGRKVKNFDNEIWNKIKYTIVLTGNYYKFSQNNDLRNFLLSTKNKVLVEASPYDKVWGIKMKYDDENAENPFLWKGENLLGFALMEVRDEINRVYKNYDIIDWERFYNK; translated from the coding sequence ATGCAAAGTGTAATAATGCCTCCTATATGGTTTGTAAATAATAGTTCTTATAATAAAACATTTAAAAATTATTTTAATTCTCTTTCAGATATTGATAAAGAAGAATATCAAAAACTTTTTGAAGAACCTATTGTATTTAGAGGTTTTTATAGTGATAATATATTTATAAATAATGATTATAAAATACTGTATTGGAATAAAGAAGGAAAACAAAAATATTCTTTAGAGAAGCTTCAAAAAGATTTTAATAAAGGAAAGAAAATAGATTTTTTATTTTTTTATGGTCATACTAGTGATAAGAAAGAGATTACTAAATCATCATTAAGTCAATGGTATATTACTGATTTTAAAGAAAATGATTTAGTATTTAATTGTATGGAAAAATATATGATGTACAATAAGGCATTATTATTTGGAGATAAAGATATAGCATTTGAAATTTTAGATAATAGTCAGCCTAAAAAGATAAAAGAGCTTGGAAGAAAAGTTAAAAATTTTGATAATGAAATATGGAATAAAATTAAATATACAATAGTACTTACCGGAAATTATTATAAATTTTCTCAAAATAATGATTTAAGAAATTTTTTATTAAGTACAAAAAATAAAGTATTAGTTGAAGCAAGTCCTTATGATAAAGTATGGGGAATAAAAATGAAATATGATGATGAAAATGCAGAAAATCCTTTTTTATGGAAAGGAGAAAATTTATTAGGTTTTGCTTTAATGGAAGTAAGAGATGAAATAAATAGAGTATATAAAAATTATGATATTATAGATTGGGAAAGATTTTATAATAAATAA
- a CDS encoding TM1266 family iron-only hydrogenase system putative regulator, whose product MENNRIAVIGIIIENTDNVLKVNEILHEYSDFIIGRMGIPYREENINIISIVLNAPNDKINSLTGKLGMLEGVSAKALYANKK is encoded by the coding sequence ATGGAAAATAATAGAATTGCTGTTATAGGTATAATAATTGAAAACACTGATAATGTTTTAAAGGTGAATGAAATTTTGCATGAATACAGCGATTTTATTATAGGAAGAATGGGTATTCCTTATAGAGAAGAGAATATAAATATAATCAGCATAGTCTTAAATGCTCCTAATGATAAAATTAATAGTTTGACTGGTAAACTAGGTATGCTTGAAGGTGTTTCTGCTAAAGCACTTTATGCAAACAAAAAATAA
- the hydG gene encoding [FeFe] hydrogenase H-cluster radical SAM maturase HydG → MSSDTLFKYDSKSRNANEFINDEEILKTISQVENGDYNIRDILNKANEMKGLEPNEALALLLCDDKKIENEMFEIAKKIKLEIYGKRIVLFAPLYLSNYCVNGCVYCPYHAKNKHIARKQLTQDEIRAEVIALQDMGHKRLALETGEDPDYASMEYLLESIKTIYSIKHKNGAIRRVNVNIAATTVENYKKLKDAGIGTYVLFQETYHKPTYEKVHPSGPKSNYEYHTEAMDRAMEGGIDDVGIGVLFGLYNYKYDFTAMLYHAKHLEETFGCGPHTISVPRIRPADDVDVKSFPNAITDSLFKKIVAVLRIAVPYTGIIVSTRESKKSREEVLEVGVSQISGGSRTSVGGYVEEEEENSKQFEISDNRSLDDVIKWLCDIDYLPSFCTACYREGRTGDRFMSFAKSGQIKNFCQANAIITLKEYENDYAKEETKKSIDKVMNNEIERIPNEKVKAKLAEALKGIDEGRRDFKF, encoded by the coding sequence ATGTCTTCGGATACTTTATTTAAGTACGATTCAAAGTCAAGAAATGCAAATGAATTTATTAATGATGAAGAAATATTAAAAACAATATCTCAAGTCGAAAACGGTGATTACAATATAAGAGATATATTAAACAAAGCTAATGAAATGAAAGGACTTGAACCTAATGAGGCATTGGCTTTACTTCTTTGTGATGACAAGAAAATAGAAAATGAAATGTTTGAAATAGCGAAGAAAATAAAATTAGAAATATACGGAAAGAGAATAGTTTTATTTGCTCCGCTTTATTTATCAAATTATTGTGTTAATGGATGTGTTTACTGTCCTTATCATGCTAAAAACAAACATATAGCTAGAAAGCAATTAACTCAAGATGAGATTAGAGCGGAAGTAATAGCATTGCAGGATATGGGTCATAAAAGACTTGCATTAGAAACAGGAGAAGACCCAGACTATGCAAGCATGGAGTATTTACTTGAATCAATAAAAACAATATACAGCATTAAACATAAAAACGGTGCAATAAGAAGGGTGAATGTTAATATTGCAGCTACTACAGTAGAGAATTATAAAAAGTTAAAAGATGCAGGCATTGGTACTTATGTATTATTTCAAGAAACATATCATAAACCTACTTATGAGAAAGTTCACCCAAGCGGACCAAAAAGCAATTACGAATATCATACAGAGGCAATGGATAGAGCTATGGAAGGCGGTATTGATGATGTTGGTATAGGGGTATTATTTGGGCTTTACAATTATAAATATGATTTTACTGCTATGCTTTATCATGCCAAACATTTGGAAGAAACTTTTGGGTGCGGGCCTCATACAATAAGTGTTCCGAGAATAAGACCTGCTGATGATGTTGATGTGAAAAGTTTTCCTAATGCTATAACAGACAGTTTATTCAAAAAAATAGTTGCTGTTTTAAGGATTGCTGTTCCTTATACTGGAATAATAGTTTCTACAAGAGAGAGTAAGAAATCAAGAGAGGAAGTTTTGGAAGTTGGAGTTTCACAGATAAGCGGAGGGTCAAGAACAAGCGTGGGCGGATATGTTGAAGAGGAGGAAGAGAACTCCAAACAATTTGAAATATCTGACAACCGTTCACTTGATGATGTTATAAAATGGCTTTGCGATATAGATTATCTTCCGAGCTTTTGTACTGCTTGTTATAGAGAAGGAAGAACAGGCGACAGGTTTATGTCTTTTGCTAAAAGCGGACAGATAAAAAATTTCTGTCAGGCTAATGCTATAATAACTTTAAAAGAGTATGAGAATGATTATGCCAAAGAAGAGACTAAAAAATCAATAGACAAAGTTATGAATAATGAAATAGAACGCATACCTAATGAAAAAGTTAAAGCAAAATTGGCAGAAGCTTTAAAAGGAATAGACGAAGGAAGGAGAGATTTTAAGTTTTAA
- the hydF gene encoding [FeFe] hydrogenase H-cluster maturation GTPase HydF — protein sequence MNDTPNSNRTHIAIFGRRNVGKSSIINAIANQDVAIVSDTAGTTTDPVKKAIEINKIGACTIVDTAGFDDEGELGELRIKRTKKIMESDDIALLVFDASFINNDYLLELKWKNELTSLEIPVVAVLNKIDLNNNYKQIEQNIKDVFDLETVSISASKKINIDLLIDTIKLTIPKTEEISITGHIIKEDDIVMLVMPQDIQAPKGRLILPQVQTIRDILDNKAVIMASTFDKFENALKALSKAPKVIITDSQVFKEVERLKPKESLLTSFSVLFARYKGNEEVYKRGADFIDSLTKESKILIAESCSHIPLEGDIGRVKIPNLLKKKFGFEFDIDYVAGADFPDNLSKYDLVIHCGGCMGTRKHILNRIRICEEQNVPITNYGMTIAKINGVKYI from the coding sequence ATGAATGATACACCAAATTCTAATAGAACTCATATTGCAATATTTGGAAGAAGAAATGTTGGTAAATCAAGTATTATCAATGCAATTGCAAATCAAGATGTTGCAATAGTTTCAGATACTGCAGGGACAACTACCGACCCTGTTAAAAAAGCTATAGAAATAAATAAAATAGGAGCATGCACTATTGTTGATACTGCTGGCTTTGATGATGAGGGAGAGCTTGGGGAATTAAGAATAAAAAGAACAAAAAAAATAATGGAGTCGGATGATATTGCTTTGCTTGTTTTTGACGCTAGTTTTATTAATAATGATTATTTGCTTGAGTTAAAATGGAAAAATGAATTAACAAGTTTAGAGATACCTGTTGTAGCAGTTTTAAACAAAATAGATTTAAATAATAATTACAAACAAATAGAACAAAATATAAAAGATGTATTTGATTTGGAAACTGTTTCAATAAGTGCTAGTAAGAAAATTAATATAGATTTGTTAATTGATACTATAAAATTAACTATTCCAAAAACAGAAGAGATAAGTATAACAGGGCATATAATAAAAGAAGATGATATAGTAATGCTTGTTATGCCTCAGGATATTCAAGCCCCTAAAGGCAGGCTCATTCTTCCGCAGGTTCAAACTATAAGGGATATTTTAGACAATAAAGCTGTGATAATGGCTTCAACATTTGATAAATTTGAAAATGCATTAAAAGCATTAAGCAAGGCTCCTAAAGTTATAATAACAGATTCTCAAGTATTCAAAGAAGTAGAAAGATTAAAACCTAAAGAGAGTTTATTAACTTCTTTTTCAGTGCTTTTTGCTCGTTATAAAGGAAATGAAGAAGTATACAAAAGAGGAGCTGATTTTATAGATAGCCTAACAAAAGAGAGTAAAATATTAATAGCAGAAAGCTGTAGTCATATACCTCTTGAAGGAGATATAGGCAGAGTAAAAATTCCTAATCTATTAAAAAAGAAATTCGGTTTTGAGTTTGATATAGATTATGTGGCAGGGGCTGATTTTCCAGATAATTTGTCAAAATATGATTTAGTTATACATTGCGGAGGATGCATGGGTACTAGAAAACATATTTTAAATAGAATAAGAATATGCGAAGAGCAGAATGTGCCTATCACTAATTACGGCATGACTATAGCGAAAATTAATGGCGTTAAATATATATAA
- the hydE gene encoding [FeFe] hydrogenase H-cluster radical SAM maturase HydE, which translates to MININKTKEIINKIEIEEKISREDAFALLSSFEYDNNINIKNLNDEEKEEVKKLKEYLRIKAREKADKIFGKYVFMRGLIEFTNYCKNDCIYCGIRKSNKKAEHYRLSKEDILSCCELGYEIGFRTFVLQGGEDPYYNINIMSDIVEAIKTKFSDCALTLSIGEKKEEYYKVLKEKGADRFLLRHETADNIHYSKLHPNNMSLENRKECLRTLKKLGYQTGTGIMVGSPYQTLENIADDFIFMQEINPEMIGIGPFLPHKDTPFANEKKGELELTLILIAILRLVFPLALIPATTALGTIKEGGRELGILYGANVVMPNLSPLDVRKKYSLYNNKIATGTESAEGVESLRKNMLDIGYILTGERGDFDINRGK; encoded by the coding sequence TTGATTAATATAAATAAAACAAAAGAAATTATTAACAAAATAGAAATAGAAGAAAAAATATCAAGAGAAGATGCTTTCGCTCTTTTATCATCTTTTGAATATGATAATAATATTAATATAAAAAATTTAAATGATGAAGAGAAAGAAGAAGTAAAAAAACTAAAAGAATATCTAAGAATTAAGGCAAGAGAAAAGGCTGATAAAATATTCGGAAAATATGTTTTTATGCGTGGTCTTATAGAGTTTACTAATTATTGTAAGAATGACTGTATATATTGCGGAATAAGAAAAAGCAATAAAAAAGCAGAGCATTACAGATTGAGTAAAGAAGATATTTTATCATGCTGTGAACTTGGCTATGAAATAGGATTCAGAACTTTTGTACTTCAGGGAGGGGAAGACCCTTATTATAATATAAATATAATGTCTGATATAGTTGAGGCAATTAAAACTAAATTTTCAGATTGTGCTCTAACATTATCTATAGGTGAAAAAAAAGAAGAATATTATAAAGTATTAAAAGAAAAAGGTGCAGACAGATTTTTACTAAGACATGAAACAGCTGATAATATTCATTATTCAAAACTTCATCCTAATAATATGAGTTTAGAAAATAGAAAAGAATGTTTGAGAACTTTAAAAAAATTAGGATATCAAACAGGCACAGGCATAATGGTTGGAAGCCCTTATCAAACTTTGGAAAATATTGCCGATGATTTTATTTTCATGCAGGAAATTAATCCTGAGATGATAGGAATAGGACCTTTTTTGCCTCATAAAGACACACCTTTTGCAAATGAAAAAAAAGGAGAATTGGAACTTACTTTAATACTTATAGCAATACTTCGTTTAGTTTTTCCATTAGCACTGATACCAGCTACCACTGCTTTAGGCACTATCAAAGAAGGAGGCAGGGAACTTGGTATACTTTATGGAGCTAATGTTGTTATGCCTAATTTATCTCCTCTTGATGTGAGAAAAAAATATTCACTATATAATAATAAAATAGCAACAGGTACAGAATCTGCCGAAGGAGTTGAAAGCCTTAGAAAAAATATGTTAGATATAGGATACATACTCACAGGAGAACGAGGAGATTTTGATATAAACAGAGGAAAATAA
- a CDS encoding cytochrome C biogenesis protein, whose translation MDFKKVKIEVYIPEEYRDKLREALNDIGVLGVGNYDNVMSVTKVTGYWRPLKNANPFDGEINKLSKASEDKIEFATNIKNVENAVKVIKEVHPYEEPVINIIPLINDRFNLDF comes from the coding sequence ATGGATTTTAAAAAAGTAAAAATTGAAGTTTATATACCTGAAGAATATAGAGATAAATTAAGAGAGGCATTAAACGATATAGGAGTTTTGGGAGTTGGTAATTATGATAATGTAATGAGTGTAACAAAGGTAACGGGTTATTGGAGACCTTTAAAAAATGCTAATCCTTTTGATGGGGAAATTAATAAATTATCAAAGGCTAGTGAAGATAAGATAGAGTTTGCTACAAATATAAAGAATGTTGAAAATGCAGTAAAAGTAATAAAAGAAGTGCATCCTTATGAAGAGCCTGTTATAAATATTATACCATTAATAAATGATAGATTTAATTTGGACTTTTAA
- a CDS encoding GNAT family N-acetyltransferase: MEIVKYNKKYVKKALCIWNNIIEDGVYFPQIDVLKDIEEADKYFSSQDYTGLAVEDEKVYGVYILHPNNIGRCGHICNASYAVDKNIRGKGVGEALVRDSIKQGGKLGYKILQFNAVVLSNETAHRLYKKIGFNEIGIVKKGYLNKNNEYEDIVLYYIDL, from the coding sequence ATGGAAATAGTAAAATATAATAAAAAATATGTTAAAAAGGCTTTGTGTATATGGAATAACATTATAGAAGATGGTGTTTATTTTCCCCAAATAGATGTTTTAAAAGATATAGAAGAAGCAGATAAATATTTTTCTTCTCAAGACTATACTGGCTTAGCAGTAGAAGATGAAAAAGTTTATGGAGTTTATATACTTCACCCTAATAATATAGGAAGGTGCGGACATATATGCAATGCTTCTTATGCGGTAGATAAAAATATTAGGGGTAAAGGAGTAGGGGAGGCATTAGTGCGAGATTCCATTAAACAAGGTGGTAAATTGGGGTATAAAATACTTCAGTTTAATGCTGTTGTATTGTCTAATGAAACAGCTCATAGGTTATATAAAAAAATAGGCTTTAATGAAATAGGTATTGTAAAGAAAGGCTATCTCAATAAAAATAATGAGTATGAGGATATAGTTCTTTATTACATAGATTTGTGA
- a CDS encoding MATE family efflux transporter: MELNDKTLIENTSIKLFFKFAIPSILGMIMGSAAVFVDGFFVAHFISANAFTAINIVWPITALSFGIYVMLTIGSIALAGKCIGENNIRRANLIFTQTLIVVLTIATLPLIIAYIFRTNLLPLFGAHGEIYQLSLDYIEGVLFATFFWGIAYVLSQFVRLNGSPKFASLMFIISSIANMILDPIFIVIFKLGISGAAWATAISQMIAFIMGLLYFFKPNCKLKIIKVYGGWIYILKASFNGFSEFLSNLSSGLIPWLFNITAYKISGNNGILVYSVANYAIMFFIMLAYSIGEALEPLVSVSYGAKNKNRMKDFLKISILLISIISILISIVLLINPSSLVKMLLQDVDIKTFEEANFFVRASIPTFIGVGINIIMSAYYTSVQKAGASAIVAALRSTILPIALVLTLPNIIGFLGLILVLPISEIATLIVSVMLYKNRKPDILIS; encoded by the coding sequence ATGGAACTTAATGATAAAACTTTAATAGAAAATACAAGTATAAAACTATTTTTTAAATTTGCTATACCTAGTATTTTGGGTATGATTATGGGAAGTGCTGCGGTATTTGTAGACGGTTTTTTTGTGGCACATTTTATCTCTGCTAATGCTTTCACTGCAATTAATATAGTTTGGCCAATCACTGCTTTATCATTTGGTATATACGTAATGCTTACAATAGGCTCTATTGCACTCGCTGGTAAATGCATAGGAGAAAACAATATAAGAAGAGCTAATTTAATATTTACTCAAACTTTAATTGTAGTGCTTACAATAGCAACTTTACCTCTTATAATAGCATATATATTTAGAACTAATTTACTTCCATTGTTTGGAGCTCATGGAGAGATATATCAATTATCATTAGATTATATTGAGGGGGTATTATTTGCTACATTTTTTTGGGGAATTGCTTATGTACTTAGTCAGTTTGTAAGGCTTAATGGTTCTCCGAAATTTGCTTCTTTAATGTTTATAATATCTTCTATAGCAAATATGATATTAGACCCTATTTTTATTGTGATTTTTAAGTTAGGAATTTCTGGAGCTGCTTGGGCTACTGCAATATCTCAAATGATTGCATTTATTATGGGGCTGTTATATTTCTTTAAGCCAAATTGCAAATTAAAAATTATAAAAGTTTATGGAGGCTGGATTTATATATTAAAAGCATCATTCAACGGATTTTCAGAGTTTCTAAGTAATTTATCTTCAGGACTCATACCTTGGCTGTTTAATATCACAGCATATAAAATTTCTGGTAATAACGGCATACTTGTTTATTCTGTTGCTAATTACGCTATAATGTTTTTTATAATGCTAGCATATTCTATTGGTGAAGCATTAGAGCCGCTTGTAAGTGTTTCGTATGGAGCTAAAAACAAAAACAGAATGAAAGATTTTCTAAAAATATCAATACTTTTAATTTCTATTATATCAATATTAATATCAATTGTATTGTTAATAAATCCAAGTTCATTAGTAAAAATGCTTTTACAAGATGTTGATATAAAAACATTTGAAGAGGCTAATTTTTTTGTAAGAGCATCAATACCCACTTTTATAGGTGTAGGAATAAATATTATAATGAGTGCCTACTACACATCTGTACAAAAAGCAGGAGCTTCAGCAATAGTTGCAGCTTTAAGAAGCACAATACTTCCAATAGCATTAGTATTAACTTTGCCTAATATAATAGGATTTCTTGGTTTAATTTTAGTTCTTCCTATAAGCGAAATAGCAACCTTAATTGTTTCTGTGATGTTATACAAAAATAGAAAGCCAGATATTTTGATTAGTTAG
- a CDS encoding DJ-1/PfpI family protein, translated as MSKSVVYVVANENFQDEEFFESKKILESKGYSIKLTSSIIGEAHGKLGSTVDTELLFSEVSTDDFDAIVFVGGVGSIKLWDDWRAQGLAKLFLDNGKIVAGIGSGVVIMANAGILANINVTCLKENESPVRHNNANIVEENVVVSGNIITANGPQSAKEFGNVLLNALETV; from the coding sequence ATGTCTAAAAGTGTAGTATATGTAGTTGCAAATGAAAATTTTCAAGATGAAGAGTTTTTTGAAAGTAAAAAGATTTTAGAATCTAAAGGGTATAGTATAAAACTAACCTCTAGCATAATAGGCGAGGCACATGGAAAGTTGGGAAGTACTGTCGACACAGAGCTTTTATTTAGCGAAGTGAGTACAGATGATTTTGATGCTATAGTTTTTGTTGGGGGCGTTGGTTCTATAAAGCTTTGGGACGATTGGCGTGCACAGGGTCTTGCTAAGTTATTTCTTGACAATGGAAAAATAGTAGCTGGTATTGGGAGCGGTGTTGTTATAATGGCTAATGCAGGTATATTGGCAAATATTAATGTTACTTGTTTAAAAGAAAATGAATCTCCTGTAAGGCATAATAATGCTAATATTGTAGAAGAGAATGTTGTAGTATCTGGTAATATAATAACAGCTAATGGGCCGCAATCTGCAAAAGAGTTTGGAAATGTTTTGCTTAATGCTTTAGAAACAGTATAA
- the glgA gene encoding glycogen synthase GlgA: MSKMRVVIASSEAVPFIKTGGLADVAGSLPIYLKKLDVEVSVVIPKYRDIDFKGCHLENVLPTMGVWMGTGEEWCSVFKTVYNGIDFYFIEHHHFFSREGLYHDNAFNDYQDNAWRFGFFSRAVLQLCKDLNLKPDVIHANDWQTAAIPAYIKTWHWNDDVGKAASVLTIHNANYQGVYNATSTYNYLGLGWNNFSPDTFEDHGNINLLKGGIFFSDLVTTVSPTYAREIASPYGGHGIAPYLNNKTTSFFGILNGIDEDVWSPEKDTMIAAHFSSKDMKGKKICKRELQKRFLLEEDDDVALIGAIGRFVDQKGYHLLASVIEPLMANMKFQFCILGTGDKGFESFFGDLPKRYPGRIGSYIGYSNELSHLIEAGADMFVMPSLFEPCGLNQMYSLRYGTIPIVHATGGLEDTVENYNEATGEGSGFKFYDSNNSALYNTIGWAISVYYDHRDKFEAMQKRVMKIDNSWEKSAKEYVKAYKVAIENKKNYDKNCGL; the protein is encoded by the coding sequence ATGTCAAAAATGAGAGTAGTTATAGCTTCATCAGAGGCTGTTCCTTTTATAAAGACAGGAGGTTTAGCAGATGTTGCTGGCTCTTTACCAATATATTTAAAAAAGCTAGATGTAGAGGTTTCGGTTGTTATTCCAAAGTACAGAGATATTGATTTTAAGGGATGTCATTTAGAGAATGTACTTCCTACTATGGGTGTGTGGATGGGTACAGGTGAAGAGTGGTGCAGTGTTTTTAAGACTGTATATAATGGTATAGATTTTTATTTTATAGAGCATCATCATTTCTTTAGCAGGGAAGGTCTTTATCATGATAATGCTTTTAATGACTATCAGGACAATGCTTGGAGATTTGGATTTTTTTCAAGAGCAGTACTTCAATTATGTAAAGATTTAAATTTAAAACCAGATGTAATTCATGCTAATGATTGGCAAACAGCAGCAATACCAGCATATATAAAAACTTGGCACTGGAATGATGATGTAGGTAAGGCAGCAAGTGTACTTACTATACATAATGCTAATTATCAAGGTGTTTATAATGCAACAAGCACTTATAATTATTTAGGTTTGGGTTGGAATAATTTTAGCCCAGATACTTTTGAGGATCATGGCAATATTAATTTACTAAAGGGCGGAATATTTTTCTCTGATTTGGTTACAACAGTAAGCCCAACTTATGCAAGAGAAATAGCTTCTCCTTACGGCGGTCATGGTATAGCACCTTATTTAAATAATAAGACAACAAGTTTCTTTGGCATATTAAACGGAATAGATGAAGATGTTTGGTCACCAGAAAAAGATACTATGATAGCGGCACATTTCTCTTCTAAAGATATGAAAGGCAAAAAAATATGTAAGAGAGAATTACAGAAGAGATTTTTACTCGAAGAAGATGATGATGTAGCTTTAATTGGTGCTATAGGAAGATTTGTTGATCAGAAGGGGTATCATTTACTTGCTTCTGTTATTGAGCCTTTAATGGCTAATATGAAGTTTCAATTTTGTATACTTGGTACGGGTGATAAAGGGTTTGAAAGTTTCTTTGGTGATTTGCCTAAAAGATATCCCGGCAGAATAGGCTCTTATATTGGTTATAGCAATGAATTATCACATTTAATAGAGGCGGGTGCTGATATGTTTGTAATGCCTTCTTTATTTGAACCTTGCGGACTTAATCAGATGTATTCTTTAAGATATGGAACTATTCCTATAGTGCATGCTACTGGCGGGCTTGAAGATACTGTTGAGAACTATAATGAAGCTACAGGCGAAGGTTCTGGATTTAAGTTTTATGATTCTAATAATTCTGCTTTATATAATACTATTGGCTGGGCTATTAGTGTTTATTATGATCATAGAGATAAATTTGAAGCTATGCAAAAACGTGTGATGAAGATAGATAATTCTTGGGAGAAGAGTGCTAAAGAATATGTAAAGGCATATAAGGTTGCTATAGAAAATAAGAAAAACTATGATAAAAATTGCGGACTATAA